In the Periophthalmus magnuspinnatus isolate fPerMag1 chromosome 4, fPerMag1.2.pri, whole genome shotgun sequence genome, one interval contains:
- the LOC129456218 gene encoding uncharacterized protein LOC129456218, whose protein sequence is METTRTEHLWVISVLAAVMLPSVSGSAEVVNGTLGSNITLEFRFDSSRAHTLHHVGLYYGVNQKKAECKASSCPSAFEVKEASATVQYHLSNLSQGDSQEYYAVLLTGEVPIPESNRVHLNVMKESRRTATPSAPPRSSSPPPLSVDRGSSRTLSPSVLIGAVLGPLLLLAVALITGSWCLLRTKEPKGQTEASSIPTVHDRVASASGPPGSSRVGPCEKPGSSDYSLVYSVLDFPKRPAPVLDLSSDTQYATISYLPRENQV, encoded by the exons atggagacgaccAGAACCGAACATCTCTGGGTCATTTCTGTGTTGGCCGCGGTGATGCTCCCGTCAG TTAGCGGCAGCGCAGAGGTGGTCAATGGGACGCTGGGCTCTAACATCACGCTCGAGTTCAGATTCGACAGCAGCCGCGCTCACACGCTCCACCACGTCGGCCTGTACTACGGAGTCAACCAGAAGAAGGCGGAATGTAAGGCCTCCTCCTGCCCCAGCGCCTTCGAGGTCAAAgaagccag TGCCACTGTGCAGTATCACCTGTCTAACCTGAGCCAGGGGGACAGTCAGGAGTACTACGCTGTGCTGTTAACAGGAGAGGTCCCAATTCCCGAGAGTAACAGAGTCCACCTGAATGTGATGAAGGAGAGCAGGAGAACAGCGA CCCCCTCAGCCCCTCCTCGGTCCtcgtctccccctcctctctcggTGGACAGGGGCTCGTCCCGGaccctgtctccctctgtcctcattGGGGCTGTGCTGggtcctctgctgctgctggctgTGGCTCTGATCACTGGGTCCTGGTGCCTCCTCAGGACCAAAG AACCAAAAGGACAGACTGAGGCCAGCTCAATCCCCACAGTACAT GACAGAGTCGCGTCTGCCAGTGGTCCTCCTGGCTCCTCTCGGGTCGGCCCATGTGAGAAACCTGGTTCCTCTGATTATTCCCTGGTCTACAGCGTCCTGGACTTCCCCAAAAgacctgctccagtcctggaTCTGAGCAGTGACACACAGTATGCCACCATCAGCTACCTGCCCCGGGAGAACCAAGTCTGA